The following are encoded in a window of Platichthys flesus chromosome 11, fPlaFle2.1, whole genome shotgun sequence genomic DNA:
- the LOC133964359 gene encoding uncharacterized protein LOC133964359: protein MTAASPVCSTASSLSSPACLPACHRHLRIGKAFQTKLPLRSAPGVWLLLGVVVVVVGMSVAVAGYVSAEPKPVGGRGSTHAERMKLTGPVVMGVGLFIFICAATLLYENRDQEVLKYETSEDLEDLKGRNSWEDSQEQPSFGCQEQWECKGTEQGSWASPAHTLPLSNHSWGPPLPPDLPRTNRHTISSSTPSLNAGGGGKEKVDIEEEEKEEGGSTLLARVLHHQEPTPHPPSPCLSISHSAVCSDSCNSSEIHFNIRTDSPLPHQH, encoded by the coding sequence ATGACTGCAGCCAGTCCCGTCTGCAGCaccgcctcctccctctcctcacctgCCTGCCTCCCAGCATGCCACAGGCACCTGAGGATAGGCAAGGCCTTCCAGACCAAGCTGCCCCTGCGCTCTGCCCCCGGCGTGTGGCTTCTCCTGGGCGTAGTGGTGGTCGTGGTGGGCATGAGCGTGGCGGTGGCGGGCTATGTGTCCGCCGAGCCGAAGCCCGTGGGAGGCCGTGGCAGCACCCACGCCGAGAGGATGAAGCTGACGGGGCCCGTGGTCATGGGGGTGGGCctgttcatcttcatctgtgcTGCCACGCTGCTGTACGAGAACCGGGACCAGGAAGTCCTCAAATACGAGACGTCTGAAGACCTGGAGGACCTGAAGGGGAGGAACAGCTGGGAGGACTCGCAGGAGCAGCCCAGCTTCGGCTGCCAGGAGCAGTGGGAGTGTAAAGGCACAGAGCAGGGATCCTGGGCCTCTCCAGCCCACACACTCCCACTCTCAAACCACAGCTGggggcctcctcttcctcctgatctGCCTCGCACCAACAGACacaccatcagcagcagcacaccgTCTCTGAATGCAGGAGGTGGAGGTAAGGAGAAGGTGgacatagaggaggaggagaaggaggagggaggttcAACCCTACTGGCCCGAGTCCTGCACCACCAGGAACCGACTCCTCACCCACCCTCCCCCTGCCTGTCCATCTCCCACTCCGCCGTCTGCTCGGACTCCTGCAACTCCAGTGAGATCCACTTCAACATACGGACAGACTCTCCTCTGCCGCATCAacactga